A portion of the Osmia lignaria lignaria isolate PbOS001 chromosome 15, iyOsmLign1, whole genome shotgun sequence genome contains these proteins:
- the sra gene encoding RRM_RCAN_like domain containing protein Sra, with protein sequence MEEKRGSNIVEDEDLEETENIIINEVDGLPNLHPNYQQLGLEFDVQKDHNDLSTRSMEDLVHDEDLPTSVIVTNVDPRVFKSDELKKEIENLFKRFGEDATFQYFRSFRRMRVNYSSPNAAANARIQLHQTHFGETDINCYFAQPVTPIDIEDQHLQPPALTKQFLISPPASPPVGWEPREENEPLVNHDLLAAIANLSAGGSHELHPGGSGQPGIVVHVCETTNPMKTVPRIQHTRCPEHS encoded by the exons ATGGAAGAAAAACGTGGTTCTAACATAGTGGAAGATGAAGATCTAGAAGAAACagagaatataataataaatgaagttGATGGATTACCAAATTTACATCCTAATTACCAGCAGTTGGGGCTTGAGTTTGATGTACAGAAAGATCATAATGATTTAAGTACAAGGTCTATGGAAGATTTAGTACATGATGAAGATTTGCCAACCTCTGTCATTGTAACTAATGTAGACCCTCGGGTTTTTAAAAGTGATGAATTGAAG AAAGAAATAGAGAATCTCTTTAAAAGATTTGGAGAGGATGctacatttcaatattttagaTCATTTAGAAGAATGAGAGTAAATTACAGTTCGCCAAATGCAGCAGCAAATGCCAGAATACAGTTACACCAAACACATTTTGGTGAGACCGATATCAATTGTTATTTTGCACAACCTGTTACTCCCATAG acaTAGAAGATCAACATCTTCAACCACCAGCTCTCACTAAACAGTTCTTAATTTCACCACCTGCATCACCACCTGTTGGATGGGAACCCAGAGAAGAAAACGAACCTTTAGTTAATCATGATTTATTAGCAGCTATAGCAAATTTATCTGCag GAGGTAGTCATGAATTACACCCTGGAGGTTCAGGACAACCAGGCATAGTTGTTCACGTTTGCGAAACGACAAATCCTATGAAAACCGTTCCACGTATTCAACATACACGTTGTCCAGAACATTCGTAA
- the Cul5 gene encoding cullin 5 isoform X2, translating to MYISTYDQSQVTFEDKWPCMRPIILKLIKQEPVTQAEWQDLFYSVHLVCVWDEKGPPKLRDALKEDIMDFIKQAQQRVLAHQEEQALLKAYITEWRKFFAQCNYLPTPFRQLETSLAGKTTSSVQKKNQPDDIVRKLMLDSWNQSIFGEIKQRLQDSAMRLVRAERNGEAFDSQLVIGVRESYVNLCSNTTDKLQIYRENFEAAYIEATEAFYWVKAPEQLSLHGVENYMRYADAKLREEELRAQKYLEPNSASVQLLTDCCVRVLVATFKPAILAECPRMIQHCQTDKLRLMLKLMDRVPEGVGPMLRNLEEHIASAGLADMMSVVDVITQDSEKYVERLLDLFRRFSILVKEAFDDDPRFLTARDKAYKLVVNDATVFRLELPARQSAGIGTTILNNKPNNNNNGQPESKCPELLANYCDMLLRKTPLSKKLTSDEIESKLKDVLLVLKYVQNKDVFMRYHKAHLTRRLILDTSADSEKEENMVEWLREVGMPADYVNKLARMFQDIKVSQDLNQQFKEQCRAAIADSINIKILNAGAWARGSERVTVSLPLQLEDYIPEVEEFYRKKHSGRKLQWYHHMSNGTITFSNQVGRFDVDVTTFQMAVLFAWNQRPFEKISYENLRLATELPDPELRRTLWSLCAFPKLKRQLLLVEPHAHSPKDFANDTRFWVNQEFAIIKNGKLQKRGKINLIGRLQLSTERSKEEDNQSIVQLRILRVQEAIIKILKMRKKINNAQLQTELIDILKNMFLPSKKMIKEQIEWLIEHKYIRRHDDDINTFVYMA from the exons GACCAAAGTCAAGTGACATTTGAAGACAAATGGCCATGTATGCGAccaattattttaaaactaaTCAAACAGGAACCTGTAACTCAAGCAGAATGGCAAGATTTGTTTTACTCTGTTCATTTAGTATGTGTATGGGATGAAAAAGGTCCTCCTAAGTTAAGAGATGCCTTAAAAGAGGATATAATGGACTTTATTAAACAAGCTCAACAG AGGGTCTTAGCACATCAGGAAGAGCAAGCTTTGTTAAAAGCATACATAACTGAATGGAGAAAGTTCTTTGCTCAGTGCAATTATTTACCGACACCATTTAGACAGTTAGAAACATCTCTTGCTGGGAAAACAACTTCCAGTGTTCAGAAAAAGAATCAACCTGATGATATTGTCAGAAAA TTAATGTTGGATAGTTGGAATCAAAGTATATTTGGGGAAATTAAACAGAGACTTCAAGATTCGGCTATGAGGCTTGTACGTGCTGAAAGAAATGGAGAAGCATTTGATTCACAGCTTGTTATTGGTGTTAGAGAATCTTATG TAAATTTGTGTTCAAATACGACGGATAAGCTTCAAATCTACAGAGAAAATTTTGAAGCAGCATACATAGAAGCAACAGAAGCATTCTATTGGGTTAAAGCACCAGAACAATTATCATTACATGGAGTAGAGAATTATATGCGTTATGCAGATGCAAAGTTAAGGGAAGAGGAACTTCGTGCACAAAAATATTTAGAACCAAACAGTGCTAGTGTACAACTTTTAACTGATTGTTGCGTTCGCGTGCTAGTAGCTACTTTTAAACCAGCTATATTAGCAGAATGTCCAAGGATGATTCAACATTGTCAAACAGATA AACTTAGGCTAATGCTGAAACTAATGGATAGAGTACCAGAAGGAGTCGGTCCTATGTTAAGAAATTTAGAAGAACATATAGCAAGTGCAGGTTTGGCAGACATGATGTCAGTTGTAGATGTCATCACTCAAGATTCCGAAAAATATGTTGAAAGACTATTAGATCTTTTTCGTCGATTTTCCATTCTTGTGAAAGAAGCGTTTGACGACGATCCCCGATTTCTAACCGCTCGAGACAAAGCTTACAAActagttgtaaatgatgcaacaGTATTTAGGTTAGAATTACCTGCTCGACAAAGTGCCGGTATCGGTACAACGATTTTGAATAATAAAcctaacaacaacaataatggACAGCCTGAATCAAAATGTCCCGAACTTCTTGCTAACTACTGTGATATGTTACTTAGGAAAACACCTCTCAGTAAAAAATTAACTTCTGATGAAATTGAAAGTAAATTAAAGGATGTA TTATTAGTATTAAAATACGTTCAAAATAAGGATGTATTTATGCGCTATCATAAAGCTCATTTAACAAGGCGCTTAATATTAGATACATCTGCGGATTCTGAAAAAGAAGAGAATATGGTAGAATGGCTCCGCGAAGTAGGAATGCCAGCTGATTATGTTAATAAACTAGCTCGAATGTTTCAAGATATTAAAGTATCACAAGATCTTAATCAACAATTTAAGGAACAGTGTAGAGCTGCTATTGCAGATAGcataaatattaag ATATTAAATGCTGGTGCATGGGCTAGAGGTAGTGAACGCGTCACTGTAAGTTTGCCACTACAGTTAGAAGATTATATTCCTGAAGTAGaagaattttatagaaaaaaacatAGTGGAAGGAAATTACAGTGGTATCATCATATGTCAAATGGCACG ATAACATTTTCCAACCAAGTGGGACGCTTCGATGTGGACGTAACAACTTTTCAAATGGCAGTTTTGTTTGCTTGGAATCAACGACCGTTTGAGAAGATATCATATGAAAATTTACGTTTGGCCACTGAACTTCCTGATCCTGAGCTAAGACGGACTTTATGGTCTTTGTGTGCCTTTCCGAAACTGAAGCGTCAACTCCTCTTAGTAGAACCGCATGCACATAGTCCCAAAGATTTTGCAAATGATACGAGATTCTGGGTGAATCAAGAATTCGCTATCAT aaaaaatggaaaattacaAAAACGGGGTAAAATTAATCTAATAGGAAGACTTCAGCTGTCAACTGAACGAAGTAAAGAAGAAGATAACCAATCTATTGTACAACTTAGAATATTAAGGGTCCAG GAAGCAATTATCAAGATTTTAAAAATGCGCAAAAAAATTAACAATGCTCAGTTGCAAACCGAATTAATCGACATATTAAAGAATATGTTTTTACCAAGTAAAAAGATGATAAAGGAACAAATTGAATggctcatagaacataaatacatACGCAGGCATGACGACGATATTAATACTTTTGTGTACATGGCATAA
- the Cul5 gene encoding cullin 5 isoform X1, which produces MYVFIGVDVLWYRTCQKFVMATMLKDQSQVTFEDKWPCMRPIILKLIKQEPVTQAEWQDLFYSVHLVCVWDEKGPPKLRDALKEDIMDFIKQAQQRVLAHQEEQALLKAYITEWRKFFAQCNYLPTPFRQLETSLAGKTTSSVQKKNQPDDIVRKLMLDSWNQSIFGEIKQRLQDSAMRLVRAERNGEAFDSQLVIGVRESYVNLCSNTTDKLQIYRENFEAAYIEATEAFYWVKAPEQLSLHGVENYMRYADAKLREEELRAQKYLEPNSASVQLLTDCCVRVLVATFKPAILAECPRMIQHCQTDKLRLMLKLMDRVPEGVGPMLRNLEEHIASAGLADMMSVVDVITQDSEKYVERLLDLFRRFSILVKEAFDDDPRFLTARDKAYKLVVNDATVFRLELPARQSAGIGTTILNNKPNNNNNGQPESKCPELLANYCDMLLRKTPLSKKLTSDEIESKLKDVLLVLKYVQNKDVFMRYHKAHLTRRLILDTSADSEKEENMVEWLREVGMPADYVNKLARMFQDIKVSQDLNQQFKEQCRAAIADSINIKILNAGAWARGSERVTVSLPLQLEDYIPEVEEFYRKKHSGRKLQWYHHMSNGTITFSNQVGRFDVDVTTFQMAVLFAWNQRPFEKISYENLRLATELPDPELRRTLWSLCAFPKLKRQLLLVEPHAHSPKDFANDTRFWVNQEFAIIKNGKLQKRGKINLIGRLQLSTERSKEEDNQSIVQLRILRVQEAIIKILKMRKKINNAQLQTELIDILKNMFLPSKKMIKEQIEWLIEHKYIRRHDDDINTFVYMA; this is translated from the exons atgtatgtattcatTGGCGTAGACGTATTGTGGTATAGGACATGTCAAAAATTTGTGATGGCGACGATGTTAAAG GACCAAAGTCAAGTGACATTTGAAGACAAATGGCCATGTATGCGAccaattattttaaaactaaTCAAACAGGAACCTGTAACTCAAGCAGAATGGCAAGATTTGTTTTACTCTGTTCATTTAGTATGTGTATGGGATGAAAAAGGTCCTCCTAAGTTAAGAGATGCCTTAAAAGAGGATATAATGGACTTTATTAAACAAGCTCAACAG AGGGTCTTAGCACATCAGGAAGAGCAAGCTTTGTTAAAAGCATACATAACTGAATGGAGAAAGTTCTTTGCTCAGTGCAATTATTTACCGACACCATTTAGACAGTTAGAAACATCTCTTGCTGGGAAAACAACTTCCAGTGTTCAGAAAAAGAATCAACCTGATGATATTGTCAGAAAA TTAATGTTGGATAGTTGGAATCAAAGTATATTTGGGGAAATTAAACAGAGACTTCAAGATTCGGCTATGAGGCTTGTACGTGCTGAAAGAAATGGAGAAGCATTTGATTCACAGCTTGTTATTGGTGTTAGAGAATCTTATG TAAATTTGTGTTCAAATACGACGGATAAGCTTCAAATCTACAGAGAAAATTTTGAAGCAGCATACATAGAAGCAACAGAAGCATTCTATTGGGTTAAAGCACCAGAACAATTATCATTACATGGAGTAGAGAATTATATGCGTTATGCAGATGCAAAGTTAAGGGAAGAGGAACTTCGTGCACAAAAATATTTAGAACCAAACAGTGCTAGTGTACAACTTTTAACTGATTGTTGCGTTCGCGTGCTAGTAGCTACTTTTAAACCAGCTATATTAGCAGAATGTCCAAGGATGATTCAACATTGTCAAACAGATA AACTTAGGCTAATGCTGAAACTAATGGATAGAGTACCAGAAGGAGTCGGTCCTATGTTAAGAAATTTAGAAGAACATATAGCAAGTGCAGGTTTGGCAGACATGATGTCAGTTGTAGATGTCATCACTCAAGATTCCGAAAAATATGTTGAAAGACTATTAGATCTTTTTCGTCGATTTTCCATTCTTGTGAAAGAAGCGTTTGACGACGATCCCCGATTTCTAACCGCTCGAGACAAAGCTTACAAActagttgtaaatgatgcaacaGTATTTAGGTTAGAATTACCTGCTCGACAAAGTGCCGGTATCGGTACAACGATTTTGAATAATAAAcctaacaacaacaataatggACAGCCTGAATCAAAATGTCCCGAACTTCTTGCTAACTACTGTGATATGTTACTTAGGAAAACACCTCTCAGTAAAAAATTAACTTCTGATGAAATTGAAAGTAAATTAAAGGATGTA TTATTAGTATTAAAATACGTTCAAAATAAGGATGTATTTATGCGCTATCATAAAGCTCATTTAACAAGGCGCTTAATATTAGATACATCTGCGGATTCTGAAAAAGAAGAGAATATGGTAGAATGGCTCCGCGAAGTAGGAATGCCAGCTGATTATGTTAATAAACTAGCTCGAATGTTTCAAGATATTAAAGTATCACAAGATCTTAATCAACAATTTAAGGAACAGTGTAGAGCTGCTATTGCAGATAGcataaatattaag ATATTAAATGCTGGTGCATGGGCTAGAGGTAGTGAACGCGTCACTGTAAGTTTGCCACTACAGTTAGAAGATTATATTCCTGAAGTAGaagaattttatagaaaaaaacatAGTGGAAGGAAATTACAGTGGTATCATCATATGTCAAATGGCACG ATAACATTTTCCAACCAAGTGGGACGCTTCGATGTGGACGTAACAACTTTTCAAATGGCAGTTTTGTTTGCTTGGAATCAACGACCGTTTGAGAAGATATCATATGAAAATTTACGTTTGGCCACTGAACTTCCTGATCCTGAGCTAAGACGGACTTTATGGTCTTTGTGTGCCTTTCCGAAACTGAAGCGTCAACTCCTCTTAGTAGAACCGCATGCACATAGTCCCAAAGATTTTGCAAATGATACGAGATTCTGGGTGAATCAAGAATTCGCTATCAT aaaaaatggaaaattacaAAAACGGGGTAAAATTAATCTAATAGGAAGACTTCAGCTGTCAACTGAACGAAGTAAAGAAGAAGATAACCAATCTATTGTACAACTTAGAATATTAAGGGTCCAG GAAGCAATTATCAAGATTTTAAAAATGCGCAAAAAAATTAACAATGCTCAGTTGCAAACCGAATTAATCGACATATTAAAGAATATGTTTTTACCAAGTAAAAAGATGATAAAGGAACAAATTGAATggctcatagaacataaatacatACGCAGGCATGACGACGATATTAATACTTTTGTGTACATGGCATAA
- the Cul5 gene encoding cullin 5 isoform X3: protein MYVFIGVDVLWYRTCQKFVMATMLKDQSQVTFEDKWPCMRPIILKLIKQEPVTQAEWQDLFYSVHLVCVWDEKGPPKLRDALKEDIMDFIKQAQQRVLAHQEEQALLKAYITEWRKFFAQCNYLPTPFRQLETSLAGKTTSSVQKKNQPDDIVRKLMLDSWNQSIFGEIKQRLQDSAMRLVRAERNGEAFDSQLVIGVRESYVNLCSNTTDKLQIYRENFEAAYIEATEAFYWVKAPEQLSLHGVENYMRYADAKLREEELRAQKYLEPNSASVQLLTDCCVRVLVATFKPAILAECPRMIQHCQTDKLRLMLKLMDRVPEGVGPMLRNLEEHIASAGLADMMSVVDVITQDSEKYVERLLDLFRRFSILVKEAFDDDPRFLTARDKAYKLVVNDATVFRLELPARQSAGIGTTILNNKPNNNNNGQPESKCPELLANYCDMLLRKTPLSKKLTSDEIESKLKDVLLVLKYVQNKDVFMRYHKAHLTRRLILDTSADSEKEENMVEWLREVGMPADYVNKLARMFQDIKVSQDLNQQFKEQCRAAIADSINIKILNAGAWARGSERVTVSLPLQLEDYIPEVEEFYRKKHSGRKLQWYHHMSNGTLHLATNLDGVADNIFQPSGTLRCGRNNFSNGSFVCLESTTV from the exons atgtatgtattcatTGGCGTAGACGTATTGTGGTATAGGACATGTCAAAAATTTGTGATGGCGACGATGTTAAAG GACCAAAGTCAAGTGACATTTGAAGACAAATGGCCATGTATGCGAccaattattttaaaactaaTCAAACAGGAACCTGTAACTCAAGCAGAATGGCAAGATTTGTTTTACTCTGTTCATTTAGTATGTGTATGGGATGAAAAAGGTCCTCCTAAGTTAAGAGATGCCTTAAAAGAGGATATAATGGACTTTATTAAACAAGCTCAACAG AGGGTCTTAGCACATCAGGAAGAGCAAGCTTTGTTAAAAGCATACATAACTGAATGGAGAAAGTTCTTTGCTCAGTGCAATTATTTACCGACACCATTTAGACAGTTAGAAACATCTCTTGCTGGGAAAACAACTTCCAGTGTTCAGAAAAAGAATCAACCTGATGATATTGTCAGAAAA TTAATGTTGGATAGTTGGAATCAAAGTATATTTGGGGAAATTAAACAGAGACTTCAAGATTCGGCTATGAGGCTTGTACGTGCTGAAAGAAATGGAGAAGCATTTGATTCACAGCTTGTTATTGGTGTTAGAGAATCTTATG TAAATTTGTGTTCAAATACGACGGATAAGCTTCAAATCTACAGAGAAAATTTTGAAGCAGCATACATAGAAGCAACAGAAGCATTCTATTGGGTTAAAGCACCAGAACAATTATCATTACATGGAGTAGAGAATTATATGCGTTATGCAGATGCAAAGTTAAGGGAAGAGGAACTTCGTGCACAAAAATATTTAGAACCAAACAGTGCTAGTGTACAACTTTTAACTGATTGTTGCGTTCGCGTGCTAGTAGCTACTTTTAAACCAGCTATATTAGCAGAATGTCCAAGGATGATTCAACATTGTCAAACAGATA AACTTAGGCTAATGCTGAAACTAATGGATAGAGTACCAGAAGGAGTCGGTCCTATGTTAAGAAATTTAGAAGAACATATAGCAAGTGCAGGTTTGGCAGACATGATGTCAGTTGTAGATGTCATCACTCAAGATTCCGAAAAATATGTTGAAAGACTATTAGATCTTTTTCGTCGATTTTCCATTCTTGTGAAAGAAGCGTTTGACGACGATCCCCGATTTCTAACCGCTCGAGACAAAGCTTACAAActagttgtaaatgatgcaacaGTATTTAGGTTAGAATTACCTGCTCGACAAAGTGCCGGTATCGGTACAACGATTTTGAATAATAAAcctaacaacaacaataatggACAGCCTGAATCAAAATGTCCCGAACTTCTTGCTAACTACTGTGATATGTTACTTAGGAAAACACCTCTCAGTAAAAAATTAACTTCTGATGAAATTGAAAGTAAATTAAAGGATGTA TTATTAGTATTAAAATACGTTCAAAATAAGGATGTATTTATGCGCTATCATAAAGCTCATTTAACAAGGCGCTTAATATTAGATACATCTGCGGATTCTGAAAAAGAAGAGAATATGGTAGAATGGCTCCGCGAAGTAGGAATGCCAGCTGATTATGTTAATAAACTAGCTCGAATGTTTCAAGATATTAAAGTATCACAAGATCTTAATCAACAATTTAAGGAACAGTGTAGAGCTGCTATTGCAGATAGcataaatattaag ATATTAAATGCTGGTGCATGGGCTAGAGGTAGTGAACGCGTCACTGTAAGTTTGCCACTACAGTTAGAAGATTATATTCCTGAAGTAGaagaattttatagaaaaaaacatAGTGGAAGGAAATTACAGTGGTATCATCATATGTCAAATGGCACG CTTCACCTTGCAACCAATTTGGATGGTGTTGCAGATAACATTTTCCAACCAAGTGGGACGCTTCGATGTGGACGTAACAACTTTTCAAATGGCAGTTTTGTTTGCTTGGAATCAACGACCGTTTGA